In Candidatus Lernaella stagnicola, the genomic window TGATGGTCGGGCTTAACCAGAGTCTGGGCATCACCGAAGATACGATGCACGCGTTTTTGGGGCTGGAATGGGATTTCATCCGGCCCGTGTTCATCGGCGACACGTTGCACTTGGAACTCGAAGTGGAGTCCAAACGCGAATCCAAAAAGCCGGACCGCGGCGTCGTCAACTTTCGTTGCAAAATGGTCAACCAGCACAGCGAAGTCGTGCAGGAAGGCGTGCGCAAAATGTTGATGAAGCGTCGGCAGAAGTAATCCGCGGCTCACGCCAGCAGACGGTAAATCCAACTCGTGCGCTTGTAGTACCAGACGTAGTTGACCGCCGCCAACCACGGCTTGTCGATTTTCACCGCGTATTTCTTGGCGATCTCATACGCCGCGCGCAGCGTCGGGTCGATATCTCCCCCGGTTTTGCATTCGGCATAAAAACGAAACGCGCCTAGATCAGCGTCGAGAATCCCCGGCTCACAAATCAGCCCGAAGCGCAGCCACAGTTCGTAGTCCATGTCGTACTTGAGCGACTCGTCGATGCCGCCCGCCTCGTCCACCAGTTCCTTCGTGAAAAACGTGGCCTGCTGGCTGATGTAATTCTCCACCAGCAACTTTGTGTAGGAATAACGACGCGCCAGCCGGTTCTTGTACCAGGTGATCGGCTTGCGGATCTCGCGGTCGTGCTCGTCGAGAATCAGGCAGCGTCCGTAAGCCCAGCGAACGTGCGCGTGTGTGCGGAAAAAGTCCGCCACGACCGCCAGCGCCCCCGGCAGCAGCAGGTCGTCGCTGTTGAGCCAGCAGATGATCTCCCCCGTGGCCCGCTCGATGCCCTTGTTGAGCGCGTGCGACTGCCCCCGGTCGGCCTCGGAAACGTACTGCAACTTGTCCGACCACCGTTCCAACATCTCGACGGTGCCGTCGGTGCTGCCGCCGTCGATCACCCAATGCTCGATCTCGAACGGACCCTCCTGCTCGTGGACGCTGCGCAAGGCGCGCTCGAGGTAAGCAACTTGATTGTAGGATGGCGTAATGACGCTGATTCGCACGGGAATGTCTCCTTGGTTGCGCGCCGAGTGTACACGCGCCGGCCTACCTGCTCAATAGGCTTGAGCGCGCTTCGCGCCCTGTGCCATGATGCGGGCGATCAAAGGAGCAACATCGATGTCGCAAACCCTGGTGCTTATGCCCGCCTTCAACGAGCAGGCGCGCATCGCCGAGATTATCACCCAAGTGCGGGCCATCGACCCGGCGTGGGACGTGCTCGTCGTCGACGACGGCAGCCACGACGACACCGCCCGGGAAGCGATACGTGCCGGGGCCGCAGTGGTGCGACACCCTTTCAATCTCGGCTACGGCGCGGCGCTGCAAACCGCGTACAAATACGCCGCCCACCACGGTTACCGCTTCGCGCTGCAAATGGACGCCGACGGCCAACACCCTCCCGAGGAAGCGTCGAAACTGCTGGCGCCGGTGTGCGAGGGACAGGTCGACATGGCCATCGGCTCGCGCTTTCTGGCCGGTGGCGGCGGGTATGAAGTGCCGGCGGCCCGGCGGCTGGGTATCGCGCTGTTCGGCGGATTGGCTCGGTTGCTCACGGGTGTGGACATGAGCGACGTCACCTCCGGCTTCGCGGCGGTCGGGCGGC contains:
- a CDS encoding glycosyltransferase family 2 protein, translating into MSQTLVLMPAFNEQARIAEIITQVRAIDPAWDVLVVDDGSHDDTAREAIRAGAAVVRHPFNLGYGAALQTAYKYAAHHGYRFALQMDADGQHPPEEASKLLAPVCEGQVDMAIGSRFLAGGGGYEVPAARRLGIALFGGLARLLTGVDMSDVTSGFAAVGRRGILLFSGDRFPADYPDADLRIMLHKVGLRVREVPITMRANPAGKSMHGGVLSVWYVIKMLISMFVVWITRFEA
- a CDS encoding MaoC/PaaZ C-terminal domain-containing protein, which encodes MQRGLFFEDFEEGMHFVSKGRTITETDVVNFAGISGDYNPLHTNEQYAKTTIFGRRVAHGVLGIALMVGLNQSLGITEDTMHAFLGLEWDFIRPVFIGDTLHLELEVESKRESKKPDRGVVNFRCKMVNQHSEVVQEGVRKMLMKRRQK
- a CDS encoding glycosyltransferase family 2 protein; this translates as MRISVITPSYNQVAYLERALRSVHEQEGPFEIEHWVIDGGSTDGTVEMLERWSDKLQYVSEADRGQSHALNKGIERATGEIICWLNSDDLLLPGALAVVADFFRTHAHVRWAYGRCLILDEHDREIRKPITWYKNRLARRYSYTKLLVENYISQQATFFTKELVDEAGGIDESLKYDMDYELWLRFGLICEPGILDADLGAFRFYAECKTGGDIDPTLRAAYEIAKKYAVKIDKPWLAAVNYVWYYKRTSWIYRLLA